In the Bifidobacteriaceae bacterium genome, GGCCCATGCGCACCGGGGCGTCCCCGGCGTTCTATGCTCTAGGGCGTGCATCCCCCGCTTGACGCCGCGCGGCTCGCGGAGGCGCTGGTGGCGCAGGGGCCCTACGCGCGGGTCGAGGTGGTGGAACGGATCGACTCGACCAACGCGGAGCTTCTGCGCCGGGCCGCCACCCCGGCGGGACCGGCCCACATGACCGCGCTCCTGGCGGAACACCAAACCCAGGGGAGGGGCCGCCAGCACCCCGCCGAGCCGGCTCCCCGCGCATGGATCGCCCCTCCCAGAACGTCGCTGATCGCGTCTGTGCTGGTCAAGCCGCCTTTGGAGGCGGCCCCCCGGCGGACCATGCTGGGGCTGGTTTGGGCACTGGCGGCCGCAGAAACCCTTGACTTGCTGCTGCCGGGGCAGGCGGGCCTGAAATGGCCCAACGACCTGATGCTGGCGGGCCGGAAACTGGCGGGAGTGCTGGCCGGCGGGACGGGCGGGGGAGAGGTGGTGGTCGGCATCGGGCTCAATGTCCACCAAACGGAAGAGGAGCTGCCGGACGGCCGGGCGGGGTCGGTGGCGTTGGCGGGCGCGCCGGACGTGGACCGCACTTGGCTGGCGATCGCGGTCCTTAGCTCCGCCGCCACGTGGTACGAAAGGTGGGCTGATGGGGATCCCCGGCTGCTCGGGAGGGCCGGGGAACGGATGGCCGCGCTCGGACGGCTAACCCGGGTGGCGCTGCCGGACGGGCAGACCGTCGCAGGTCTGGCGGAGGGCCTTGAGGCGGACGGCTCGCTGCGCCTGCGCCTGCCCGACGGGTCCGCGCTGGCTGTCGGCGCGGGCGAGCTCGCTTAGCCGAGCGGCTCTGGGCCGGAAAGGGGGACTGGGTTTAAGGTGGTTGGTGTGCCGGATGACCGCCTGAAGAAGCTGGCTCGGGGCGAGTACTCGACCGCCGAGGACCGGGCGGAGGCGATCGCCGGGGCGCCGCGCACGTTGACGTTCGCGCAGGTTCAGGAGGCGACCGGGCTGGACTGGGAGGGCATAGCCTCCTTTTGGCGTTCCATGGGTTTGCCGTTGCCAGCCGAAGATGAGAAGGCGCTGACCTCGAAGGACATCGACGCGATCATCGCCGCCTATGAGGTGGTGGCCTACGGGGTCCTCGGGCGCCAGACGGAGACGCAACTGCTTCGGGCCGTTTCCCACACGGCGGAGCGTTTGGCGTGGTGGCAGATCGAGTCGTTGGTGGACGATGCCGCCGAACGGCATTCGTTGGACGCCGAGTCCGCGAGGTTGGTGGTTTTGGACAAGATTGCCGACATGGCCGACATTTTCGAGGAACAGATGGTTTACGCGTGGCGGTCGCATCTGGCGCGGATCATCAGACGGATGGGGGAGGCGGTCTCACAGCTCGGCCCAGAGGGAAGCGCCCCCACGCCGGAGGCTTTGCCGTTGCAGCGGGCGGTCGGGTTCGCTGACCTGGTTGGATACACGGCCATTTCGGCCAAGCTGGACGCCGCCGAACTGGATCTGCTGGTCCAGGCGTTCATGCGCTCATGCCGCGACATTGTGTCGCGGGGAGGCGGCCGGGTGGTCAAGGAACTCGGCGACGGGATCATGTTCGTGACGGATGAGCCCGGGCGGGCCGCGCTCATCGCGTTGGACCTGGCGGAGCAGATCGGGCGGGACAGCAGGACGCCGCCCGCCCGTGTTGGGCTTGTCTGGGGCCGGGTGCTGGGACGTTTCGGCGACGTGTTCGGGCCGTCGGTCAACCTCGCGTCGCGACTGACGGGCTTGGCCGCTCCGGGCGAGGTGCTGGTGGACGCGGTCACCACCGAGGCGTTGACGGGCCGGGTCGGCTTGGCGCTCGAGGCGCAAGGTCCGGCGGCCGTGCCGGGCATGGGGGAGGTTGTCCCCTACCGCCTGACCAGGGTCTGACGCGCTTCTGACCCTTGCCGTGGGCGGGGCTCAGCGTCCCGCCGGGGCGGGTGAGTTCGTCCTTCTAGAGCTGCACTATGTCATCCGCCAGGACGTTTCCCGTCAACGGCTCTCCCTGCGCGAGCGGAACCACTGTGGGATGTAGGGCGTGCTTCGTGGTGGTGATCCTGGCGGCCAACACGGTTTCGAGATTCTGGTTGCGCGAGTTGTTGCTCACGATCAGCCAGGGCTTTTCGCCGTTCCCGTTCGGCGGCGTCGTCAATGATCAGGCTGAGTCGCTTTGCCATGTGCACCGTTTACACCGCCATCGAGTGCATCTTGGAGTGGTCTTTTCGGGTGGAAACCGATCTGTTCTACTCCGACTCGAACCTTGCCGCCCTCAGGGAGTCGATCGGCACCCTCCAGCGGGGAGAGGGGACCGTCAGGACACTTGAAGAGTTTGAGGAAATGGGAAAGCAGGGGGTTAGGCGCGTCGGCGGGTTGGGGTGGGGCGACGTTGGGGCGTGTTGTGGGGGAAGGCCAGGCGGAGGCGTTCGGCGGCCACCGTCAGGCGGACCTGTTGGCCGCGGGCGGCGGTGATCCGGTCTTGTTCCATGCCGTCGCCGAAAACCACCAGCGATTCGGATTCGACCACCAAGCTGAGCGCCTCGCCGGGTCCCAGTGAGCCGGCGGTGAGCGAGGTGCCCGTGGCCGGGGACGGCCACGCCTCGCGCACAAACCAGGCCAGGCGTTCCTCGGCGGGGTCAGGCAGAACCATCTCCGGATGGCCGGGCGAGAGCGAAGCCAGCCAACCGGTGGCCCCTGTGCCGGTGCCGACCACCAGCCCGGAGGAAGACTGCGACTCGGCACGGCGATCGTCTTGCCAGGCGGGCCCAGACCTTTCCGAAGCGCCAGACGGTCCTGGGGGGCCGGACCGTCCCCGTGACTTGCCAGACTTCGAGCCGGTGCCGTCCGAACCATCCAAGAAGAGCCGGTAACGGGCTGATTGGTGCGAGTGGTGGCCCACAAAGATCTCATTCAGGGCGCGCAACGTCTGGCCGTCGTCCAACTCGGCCTGGACCTGGGTCAAAAGGCGCACGCCAACCCCGGCCACCTCCGGCGCCGGCCGCCCGGCCCCCGACACCTGACTCCCGCCTGCGCCTTTGGCCAGCCTCTCAATCAAGGCTTTCGCTTGAGCGGCCGTGAACGGGACCAGCACACCCGGGTTGCGGCCGGGCTCGGTGTTGACCCCTATCACCAGTTGGCCGTCAAGATACTTGGCGACATTGGCCACCAGCCCGTCTTGGCCCACAACGATCACCACGTCATTCGGCTCCGGCAAGAACCGGTCAAGGTCGTCGCGTTCAACCCGGGCCGTCGCCCAATCGTCTGGTACGGCGGCGGCGACTCCGGCGATGGCTGCTCCGACGGCATCGTGCACCTGGGCGGCGCGCGACAACGAACTGCCGCGTCGCTGCTGGATGAATTCGGCCTGACTGCGGGTGCCGTGCAGCTCAAGCTCCTTCGCCAACTCGGTGCGCCGGTGCACTATGACGGCGCGCTGCCTCACGACTTCGCCGTGCCCATGGCGGACGCCTCCAACGAGTCGGAGGCGTCCGCCGCGCCGCTCAACGTGCTCAAGGAGGCCAACGCCGCGCTCAGGATGTCCGGGGTGAGAGTCAAGGTCTTGACGGAGCCAAGCGCGCCCGCCGCCTCGCGCAACGCCAACGCCGCCAACAAGCCCTGGTCCACGCCCTGGTAAACGGCCAACGCGGAGGCTTCACGCGCGGCGGCCGCCTCGCCCAGGAGCCGAATCCGGCTGGCCTCGCTGTCAGTCTTGAGGCGCTGGCGTTCGGCCGCCCCCTGAGCCTGGACCAATGCCGCGGCGGCCTCTTCCTCCGCCTCGCGGCGCGCGTTCGCCCCCTGCTGCGCCACCAGGGCCTCGCGGCGGGTCGCCAATTCGATTTGGCTGGCCAACTCGTTTTCGGAGATGGTGCGCTCGCGTTCCACCGCCAAAGCCCGGCGCTCGTAGGTGGCGCGGTCCGCCTCCGTCTGGATTTGCTCCCGCAGAGGGGTCTGGAGGGCGCGTCCCACCTCCGGTTCCGGGTCGATCGACAGCACATGCAGGCCGAGGACCGCCAAGCCGGTGTCCGCGAGGCGCTCGTCGTTCCGCAGAGCCTCGGTGAGCAGTTCGCGCAGTTGCGCGATCCCGCCGCGCAGAGCCTCTGCCAGCGGGATTGTGGCGATGTGGTCGATCGAACGGCTCTCGGCGATTTGGGTGATGATGGTGCCCGCCTGCGTGCGCCCCGAGTCGCCGCCGGAGTACTCGGCAGGCGGGAAAACGCCGAACTCGAGGCGCTGCGAAGCCAGCACCGGATCCGCGAAACGGAATGTGACGTTGAGCCCTATGGTCACGTCCTGGTGGTCTGCGGTCGTGGCGTGGAACATGGCGGGCAATTCCTGGTCGGCCGTCGGCACAACCGAGATCGCCGAAGTGCCGGGCCTGAACCAAAACGCCGCGCCAATTCCTTGGTGGGTCAATTTGCCGCGTTTGAGGTGAACCACGTAATCGGTCGACGTGCCCAAAAAGTGGCGCAGCCACGGGTAGCGCTGGATGGTGCTCATGGTCTGGGGGCCTCCTCTTTGCCGGGGTATTCCAGCGACCGTACCGCAACATAGCCCTTGGTGGGTAGGGCGCGCGGTTGGGCGCTGGCTCTTGTCGTGTCACCTGCTCGCTGGATCCAGGCAGGCCAATTGCCGGAGCGGTCCCGTGCGGTTGTGGTTCTGAGGTTTACGACTGATGTGGGCGGTGCGGCCCCGTCTGGAACCTCACTCGAAGTCGGTGGCGCGAGACGTGGTTTCCCAAGCGGCGAGCTCGTCTTGTTGGCGCCCAAGCTCTTCGAGCATCCTGTCCACGGCGGAGTTGCCGAGCAAAAGTTGGTGCGGCGGGTTGGGCGCCGCAGCGGCGGCGATGATGGCCTGGGCGGCCTTGGCCGGGTCGCCGGCCTGGTTGCCGTCCATGTGGTCGTTCTCTTTGCGGCGGGTGCCCGCTGTGGCCGCATAGGCCTGGATCGGGACTGCCGGCTGCACCAGGGAACGGCCGGCGAAGTCGGTCCGGAACGGGCCCGGCTC is a window encoding:
- a CDS encoding biotin--[acetyl-CoA-carboxylase] ligase; this encodes MHPPLDAARLAEALVAQGPYARVEVVERIDSTNAELLRRAATPAGPAHMTALLAEHQTQGRGRQHPAEPAPRAWIAPPRTSLIASVLVKPPLEAAPRRTMLGLVWALAAAETLDLLLPGQAGLKWPNDLMLAGRKLAGVLAGGTGGGEVVVGIGLNVHQTEEELPDGRAGSVALAGAPDVDRTWLAIAVLSSAATWYERWADGDPRLLGRAGERMAALGRLTRVALPDGQTVAGLAEGLEADGSLRLRLPDGSALAVGAGELA
- a CDS encoding adenylate/guanylate cyclase domain-containing protein — protein: MPDDRLKKLARGEYSTAEDRAEAIAGAPRTLTFAQVQEATGLDWEGIASFWRSMGLPLPAEDEKALTSKDIDAIIAAYEVVAYGVLGRQTETQLLRAVSHTAERLAWWQIESLVDDAAERHSLDAESARLVVLDKIADMADIFEEQMVYAWRSHLARIIRRMGEAVSQLGPEGSAPTPEALPLQRAVGFADLVGYTAISAKLDAAELDLLVQAFMRSCRDIVSRGGGRVVKELGDGIMFVTDEPGRAALIALDLAEQIGRDSRTPPARVGLVWGRVLGRFGDVFGPSVNLASRLTGLAAPGEVLVDAVTTEALTGRVGLALEAQGPAAVPGMGEVVPYRLTRV
- a CDS encoding type II toxin-antitoxin system PemK/MazF family toxin, with protein sequence MTTPPNGNGEKPWLIVSNNSRNQNLETVLAARITTTKHALHPTVVPLAQGEPLTGNVLADDIVQL
- a CDS encoding SPFH domain-containing protein, whose protein sequence is MSTIQRYPWLRHFLGTSTDYVVHLKRGKLTHQGIGAAFWFRPGTSAISVVPTADQELPAMFHATTADHQDVTIGLNVTFRFADPVLASQRLEFGVFPPAEYSGGDSGRTQAGTIITQIAESRSIDHIATIPLAEALRGGIAQLRELLTEALRNDERLADTGLAVLGLHVLSIDPEPEVGRALQTPLREQIQTEADRATYERRALAVERERTISENELASQIELATRREALVAQQGANARREAEEEAAAALVQAQGAAERQRLKTDSEASRIRLLGEAAAAREASALAVYQGVDQGLLAALALREAAGALGSVKTLTLTPDILSAALASLSTLSGAADASDSLEASAMGTAKS